One Coregonus clupeaformis isolate EN_2021a chromosome 21, ASM2061545v1, whole genome shotgun sequence DNA window includes the following coding sequences:
- the LOC121535050 gene encoding dipeptidyl peptidase 9-like isoform X2 yields the protein MTAVDGLTDSTEVVEMEDVPSQFYVEKHSWDGLRDIIHSSRKYSGMIANKAPHDFQFVQKNYESGPHSHRLYYLGMPYGSRENSLLYSEIPKKIRKEALLVLSWKQMLDHFQATPHQGAYSREEELLRERKRLGAFGITSYDYHTQTGLFLFQASNSLFYCQDGGSNGFISAPMKPVEIKTQCSGTRMDPKISPGEPNFIAFINNNDLWLANIKSGEERRLTFCHKGLDNVKEDPKSAGVATFVIQEEFDRFTGYWWSPSAVEDSEGGKTLRLLYEEVDETEVEIIHVPSPALEERKTDAYRYPRTGSKNPQTTLKLAEIKTNNQGKIMSIQNKELVLPFTSLFPGAEYIARAGWTSDGKYGWAVLLDRSQRRLQLVLLPPALFIPITDDPAQRQESLEAVPEDVHPYIIYEETTDIWINVHDIFYPFVQTSEDDFSFIWVNESKTGFSHLYKITSTLRPGCYQWSGNYTHTEGDFKCAIKEEVTLTSGEWEVLARHGSKIWVNEASKQVYFQGTRDTPLEHHLYVVSYESPGDVVRLTKPGFSHSCSISKNFDMFVSHYSNVSTPPCVHVYKLTGSEGDPLHMVPEFWASMMEAPGCPGDYRSPEIFDFPGKSGFQLYGMVYKPHNLQPGKKHPTVLFVYGGPQVQLVNNSFKGMKYLRLNTLASLGYAVVVIDGRGSCQRGLEFEGALKNKMGQVEIEDQVEGLQYVSERFNFVDLSRVAIHGWSYGGFLSLMGLIQRPNVFKVAIAGAPVTVWMAYDTGYTERYMDTPENNQQGYEEGSVALHVDKLPSEPNRLLILHGFLDENVHFFHTNFLVSQIIRAGKPYQLQVYPNERHSIRCPESGEHYEIMLLHFLQQYL from the exons ATGACGGCGGTGGATGGGCTAACAGACAGCACAGAGGTGGTGGAGATGGAGGATGTGCCGTCTCAGTTCTATGTGGAGAAGCACTCGTGGGATGGCCTGCGTGACATCATCCACAGCAGCAGGAAATACTCAGGAATGATCGCCAACAAAGCGCCCCATGACTTCCAGTTTGTGCAGAAAAACTATGAGTCAGGCCCCCACTCCCATCGACTGTACTACCTCG GAATGCCTTACGGAAGTAGAGAGAACTCACTGCTCTACTCAGAAATCCCCAAGAAGATCCGGAAAGAGGCCCTCTTGGTGTTGTCGTGGAAACAGATGCTGGATCACTTCCAG GCCACCCCGCACCAGGGGGCCTATTCCCGGGAAGAGGAGCTGCTTAGGGAGCGTAAGCGTCTGGGAGCGTTTGGGATCACCTCCTACGACTACCACACCCAGACCGGCCTGTTCCTCTTCCAGGCCAGCAACAGCCTCTTCTATTGTCAGGACGGGGGCAGCAACGGCTTCATT TCTGCCCCCATGAAGCCAGTGGAGATTAAGACACAGTGCTCAGGGACCCGCATGGACCCCAAGATCTCCCCAGGAGAGCCCAACTTCATTGCATTTATCAACAACAACGACCTGTGGCTGGCTAACATCAAgtctggggaggagaggagactcacCTTCTGTCACAAAG GTCTGGATAATGTGAAGGAGGACCCCAAGTCTGCGGGCGTGGCCACGTTTGTGATCCAGGAGGAGTTTGATCGCTTCACTGGCTACTGGTGGAGTCCATCTGCCGTAGAGG ACTCAGAAGGGGGGAAAACCCTGCGTCTGCTGTATGAAGAGGTGGATGAGACGGAGGTAGAGATCATTCATGTTCCCTCTCCAGCCCTGGAGGAGCGGAAGACCGATGCCTACAGATACCCCCGCACAG GCAGTAAAAACCCCCAAACCACCCTCAAACTGGCAGAGATAAAGACTAACAACCAAGGCAAA atcATGAGCATCCAAAACAAGGAGCTGGTTCTCCCCTTCACCTCCCTGTTCCCCGGGGCAGAGTACATCGCCCGGGCAGGATGGACGAGTGACGGCAAATA TGGTTGGGCTGTGCTGCTGGACCGCAGTCAGAGGAGACTCCAGCTGGTCCTGCTTCCCCCGGCCCTCTTCATCCCCATCACAGACGACCCGGCCCAGAGGCAGGAGAGCCTGGAGGCCGTGCCCGAGGACGTCCACCCCTACATCATCTACGAGGAGACCACCGACATCTGGATCAAT GTTCATGATATTTTCTATCCATTCGTTCAAACGTCAGAGGATGACTTCTCTTTCATATGGGTGAATGAATCCAAAACGGGCTTCAGCCATCTGTACAAAATCACATCAACATTGCGACCAGGCTGCTACCAATGGTCAGGAAACTATACACATACAGAGG GAGACTTTAAATGTGCAATCAAGGAGGAGGTGACTCTGACCAGTGGAGAGTGGGAGGTGTTGGCCAGGCATGGCTCCAAG atcTGGGTGAATGAGGCCTCTAAGCAGGTGTACTTCCAGGGCACTAGAGACACCCCTCTGGAGCACCACCTCTATGTGGTCAGCTATGAGTCCCCTGGCGACGTGGTCAGACTCACCAAGCCTGGCTTCTCCCACAGCTGCTCCATAAGCAAG aACTTTGACATGTTTGTCAGCCACTACAGTAATGTAAGCACTCCCCCCTGCGTCCATGTCTACAAGCTGACCGGCTCAGAGGGAGACCCTCTCCACATGGTGCCTGAGTTCTGGGCCAGCATGATGGAAGCCCCAG GTTGCCCAGGAGACTACAGATCTCCGGAGATCTTTGACTTCCCAGGAAAGTCGGGCTTCCAGCTCTATGGAATGGTGTACAAGCCTCACAACCTCCAGCCTGGCAAGAAGCATCCCACAGTCCTCTTTGTCTACGGCGGCCCGCAG gtcCAGTTGGTGAATAACTCCTTTAAGGGGATGAAGTACCTGCGTCTCAACACCCTGGCCTCTCTGGGATACGCTGTGGTGGTCATCGATGGGAGGGGCTCCTGTCAGAGGGGCCTGGAGTTCGAAGGGGCTCTGAAAAACAAAATG ggcCAGGTGGAGATCGAGGACCAGGTGGAAGGGCTGCAGTATGTGTCGGAGAGGTTCAACTTTGTGGACCTGAGTCGCGTGGCCATCCACGGCTGGTCCTACGGCGGCTTCCTCTCCCTCATGGGCCTCATTCAGAGACCCAACGTCTTCAAG GTGGCCATAGCGGGCGCCCCAGTGACCGTGTGGATGGCGTACGACACGGGCTACACGGAGCGCTACATGGATACGCCTGAGAACAACCAGCAGGGCTACGAGGAGGGCTCCGTGGCTCTGCATGTGGACAAGCTGCCCAGCGA GCCAAACCGCTTGCTGATTTTACATGGATTCCTCGACGAGAATGTACACTTTTTCCACACCAACTTCCTGGTGTCACAAATAATCCGCGCTGGGAAGCCATATCAGCTACAG GTCTACCCCAACGAGCGACACAGTATTCGCTGCCCAGAGTCAGGAGAACACTACGAGATCATGCTGCTGCACTTTCTACAACAATACCTCTGA
- the LOC121535050 gene encoding dipeptidyl peptidase 9-like isoform X1 produces MTAVDGLTDSTEVVEMEDVPSQFYVEKHSWDGLRDIIHSSRKYSGMIANKAPHDFQFVQKNYESGPHSHRLYYLGMPYGSRENSLLYSEIPKKIRKEALLVLSWKQMLDHFQATPHQGAYSREEELLRERKRLGAFGITSYDYHTQTGLFLFQASNSLFYCQDGGSNGFIQSAPMKPVEIKTQCSGTRMDPKISPGEPNFIAFINNNDLWLANIKSGEERRLTFCHKGLDNVKEDPKSAGVATFVIQEEFDRFTGYWWSPSAVEDSEGGKTLRLLYEEVDETEVEIIHVPSPALEERKTDAYRYPRTGSKNPQTTLKLAEIKTNNQGKIMSIQNKELVLPFTSLFPGAEYIARAGWTSDGKYGWAVLLDRSQRRLQLVLLPPALFIPITDDPAQRQESLEAVPEDVHPYIIYEETTDIWINVHDIFYPFVQTSEDDFSFIWVNESKTGFSHLYKITSTLRPGCYQWSGNYTHTEGDFKCAIKEEVTLTSGEWEVLARHGSKIWVNEASKQVYFQGTRDTPLEHHLYVVSYESPGDVVRLTKPGFSHSCSISKNFDMFVSHYSNVSTPPCVHVYKLTGSEGDPLHMVPEFWASMMEAPGCPGDYRSPEIFDFPGKSGFQLYGMVYKPHNLQPGKKHPTVLFVYGGPQVQLVNNSFKGMKYLRLNTLASLGYAVVVIDGRGSCQRGLEFEGALKNKMGQVEIEDQVEGLQYVSERFNFVDLSRVAIHGWSYGGFLSLMGLIQRPNVFKVAIAGAPVTVWMAYDTGYTERYMDTPENNQQGYEEGSVALHVDKLPSEPNRLLILHGFLDENVHFFHTNFLVSQIIRAGKPYQLQVYPNERHSIRCPESGEHYEIMLLHFLQQYL; encoded by the exons ATGACGGCGGTGGATGGGCTAACAGACAGCACAGAGGTGGTGGAGATGGAGGATGTGCCGTCTCAGTTCTATGTGGAGAAGCACTCGTGGGATGGCCTGCGTGACATCATCCACAGCAGCAGGAAATACTCAGGAATGATCGCCAACAAAGCGCCCCATGACTTCCAGTTTGTGCAGAAAAACTATGAGTCAGGCCCCCACTCCCATCGACTGTACTACCTCG GAATGCCTTACGGAAGTAGAGAGAACTCACTGCTCTACTCAGAAATCCCCAAGAAGATCCGGAAAGAGGCCCTCTTGGTGTTGTCGTGGAAACAGATGCTGGATCACTTCCAG GCCACCCCGCACCAGGGGGCCTATTCCCGGGAAGAGGAGCTGCTTAGGGAGCGTAAGCGTCTGGGAGCGTTTGGGATCACCTCCTACGACTACCACACCCAGACCGGCCTGTTCCTCTTCCAGGCCAGCAACAGCCTCTTCTATTGTCAGGACGGGGGCAGCAACGGCTTCATT CAGTCTGCCCCCATGAAGCCAGTGGAGATTAAGACACAGTGCTCAGGGACCCGCATGGACCCCAAGATCTCCCCAGGAGAGCCCAACTTCATTGCATTTATCAACAACAACGACCTGTGGCTGGCTAACATCAAgtctggggaggagaggagactcacCTTCTGTCACAAAG GTCTGGATAATGTGAAGGAGGACCCCAAGTCTGCGGGCGTGGCCACGTTTGTGATCCAGGAGGAGTTTGATCGCTTCACTGGCTACTGGTGGAGTCCATCTGCCGTAGAGG ACTCAGAAGGGGGGAAAACCCTGCGTCTGCTGTATGAAGAGGTGGATGAGACGGAGGTAGAGATCATTCATGTTCCCTCTCCAGCCCTGGAGGAGCGGAAGACCGATGCCTACAGATACCCCCGCACAG GCAGTAAAAACCCCCAAACCACCCTCAAACTGGCAGAGATAAAGACTAACAACCAAGGCAAA atcATGAGCATCCAAAACAAGGAGCTGGTTCTCCCCTTCACCTCCCTGTTCCCCGGGGCAGAGTACATCGCCCGGGCAGGATGGACGAGTGACGGCAAATA TGGTTGGGCTGTGCTGCTGGACCGCAGTCAGAGGAGACTCCAGCTGGTCCTGCTTCCCCCGGCCCTCTTCATCCCCATCACAGACGACCCGGCCCAGAGGCAGGAGAGCCTGGAGGCCGTGCCCGAGGACGTCCACCCCTACATCATCTACGAGGAGACCACCGACATCTGGATCAAT GTTCATGATATTTTCTATCCATTCGTTCAAACGTCAGAGGATGACTTCTCTTTCATATGGGTGAATGAATCCAAAACGGGCTTCAGCCATCTGTACAAAATCACATCAACATTGCGACCAGGCTGCTACCAATGGTCAGGAAACTATACACATACAGAGG GAGACTTTAAATGTGCAATCAAGGAGGAGGTGACTCTGACCAGTGGAGAGTGGGAGGTGTTGGCCAGGCATGGCTCCAAG atcTGGGTGAATGAGGCCTCTAAGCAGGTGTACTTCCAGGGCACTAGAGACACCCCTCTGGAGCACCACCTCTATGTGGTCAGCTATGAGTCCCCTGGCGACGTGGTCAGACTCACCAAGCCTGGCTTCTCCCACAGCTGCTCCATAAGCAAG aACTTTGACATGTTTGTCAGCCACTACAGTAATGTAAGCACTCCCCCCTGCGTCCATGTCTACAAGCTGACCGGCTCAGAGGGAGACCCTCTCCACATGGTGCCTGAGTTCTGGGCCAGCATGATGGAAGCCCCAG GTTGCCCAGGAGACTACAGATCTCCGGAGATCTTTGACTTCCCAGGAAAGTCGGGCTTCCAGCTCTATGGAATGGTGTACAAGCCTCACAACCTCCAGCCTGGCAAGAAGCATCCCACAGTCCTCTTTGTCTACGGCGGCCCGCAG gtcCAGTTGGTGAATAACTCCTTTAAGGGGATGAAGTACCTGCGTCTCAACACCCTGGCCTCTCTGGGATACGCTGTGGTGGTCATCGATGGGAGGGGCTCCTGTCAGAGGGGCCTGGAGTTCGAAGGGGCTCTGAAAAACAAAATG ggcCAGGTGGAGATCGAGGACCAGGTGGAAGGGCTGCAGTATGTGTCGGAGAGGTTCAACTTTGTGGACCTGAGTCGCGTGGCCATCCACGGCTGGTCCTACGGCGGCTTCCTCTCCCTCATGGGCCTCATTCAGAGACCCAACGTCTTCAAG GTGGCCATAGCGGGCGCCCCAGTGACCGTGTGGATGGCGTACGACACGGGCTACACGGAGCGCTACATGGATACGCCTGAGAACAACCAGCAGGGCTACGAGGAGGGCTCCGTGGCTCTGCATGTGGACAAGCTGCCCAGCGA GCCAAACCGCTTGCTGATTTTACATGGATTCCTCGACGAGAATGTACACTTTTTCCACACCAACTTCCTGGTGTCACAAATAATCCGCGCTGGGAAGCCATATCAGCTACAG GTCTACCCCAACGAGCGACACAGTATTCGCTGCCCAGAGTCAGGAGAACACTACGAGATCATGCTGCTGCACTTTCTACAACAATACCTCTGA